In Ignavibacteriales bacterium, one genomic interval encodes:
- a CDS encoding tetratricopeptide repeat protein has product MVSRISICSCALLLFLSHCEMRDRPLADATDLFERAVSLYEDRAYLRAESLFVQSIPVFERAGQMYTVVQANRYLGQIYQAEGRFYTALGRFETALRQTQSVKDFRSEMMIDGLIGDAYAALGSNLSALTSFREAHRLSSAFNDLEMKASLELRMGKLALLDDHPDDALSYIQSASSYFSAQGGERAAEGLRRLGEVYFRQKKFDLAQTSYTEARSIAQKDGQTVLDAQLRMDLGLIQQALGNHNEALQWFRDAVNNLRSKKSGRELEIVLMFRIGTVYEANGRFADAKKYYSDAEGLARGAGEGLAEAYLRLFTIRCDERGLNANQKVQEVNRLVQEYQAAAQKFQLAGHRSGESYAHAQIGRLNEMVGNLVKARDEYREAIEVQEATFGEFVDPGYHQSYLNALNMKAERVAWYAQLAGILIQMKVREEALAVVELGSQRLQAGTLEDVAFAIRHPNLKPDLLKARAVKRDLRMLQIEQSSILSIRREMANDAVVNGLHSRITSLQREFAALSDRITGQHPNYEPLLHSGSSRMKDIQAAIPQGTLVVRFLPANEQLHVFALTRTKFEIKSTIVSREKLMSMVAEYLRLLNDPSVFTGSAGETSVSTMTRFATLSTQLYDYLLRPIDSMLERNLVIITSPEFEKFPFHTIERQDRGGSVKYLIEITSVDYLPSLASIRYKTTEAERFTRVVALGNPTGKNWSIDYELRDIRSFFKDAMVFIGKEASWENLKNAKADVLQISSEFLMGEGESPLGVIGLTKVQNPDEVAKVPYEKLTEIQAPPLVFLSNQYGQGVGLSTIHALVLRMNGTSDVFLNAWSSDRKATKFFSEFFYTHLANGLAPGDAYRQALLNLIRTRDVSHPHSWGQFFHFGVG; this is encoded by the coding sequence GAGCGGTATCGCTCTATGAAGATCGGGCATATCTTCGGGCTGAATCTCTCTTCGTGCAGTCAATTCCTGTTTTCGAACGCGCCGGACAGATGTACACCGTCGTGCAAGCGAATCGTTATCTCGGTCAGATCTATCAGGCAGAAGGTCGATTCTATACGGCCTTGGGCCGGTTTGAGACCGCATTGCGGCAGACCCAATCCGTGAAAGACTTTCGCAGTGAAATGATGATTGATGGCCTGATTGGCGATGCATATGCCGCATTGGGCAGCAATCTCTCGGCTCTCACGTCATTCCGTGAAGCGCACCGCCTCAGTTCCGCGTTCAATGACCTTGAGATGAAAGCCTCGCTCGAACTGCGTATGGGCAAACTCGCCCTGCTTGACGATCATCCGGACGATGCGCTGTCATACATCCAATCGGCATCATCCTACTTCAGCGCGCAAGGGGGAGAGCGCGCGGCCGAAGGACTCCGCAGGCTCGGTGAAGTGTACTTCCGGCAGAAAAAATTCGATCTCGCTCAGACATCATACACAGAAGCACGCTCGATTGCGCAGAAAGACGGACAGACCGTCCTCGACGCGCAGCTCCGAATGGATTTAGGGCTTATTCAACAAGCTCTTGGGAATCATAACGAAGCCCTTCAATGGTTTCGCGATGCGGTCAACAATCTTCGCAGCAAAAAATCCGGCAGAGAGCTGGAAATCGTGCTGATGTTCAGGATTGGTACGGTGTATGAGGCGAACGGACGTTTCGCGGATGCAAAAAAATACTATTCGGACGCCGAGGGGCTTGCCCGCGGGGCAGGAGAGGGGCTCGCCGAAGCGTATCTGCGCCTCTTCACCATCCGGTGCGACGAACGGGGATTGAATGCAAACCAGAAAGTCCAGGAGGTCAACCGGCTTGTTCAGGAATACCAGGCCGCGGCTCAGAAGTTTCAGCTCGCCGGACATCGCTCGGGCGAATCGTACGCACACGCCCAGATTGGTCGTCTCAACGAGATGGTGGGCAATCTTGTCAAGGCCCGCGACGAATACAGGGAGGCCATTGAAGTTCAGGAGGCAACGTTCGGCGAGTTCGTTGATCCCGGCTATCATCAATCGTATCTGAACGCCCTCAATATGAAAGCCGAGCGCGTTGCGTGGTATGCGCAGCTCGCCGGAATTCTGATTCAGATGAAAGTGCGTGAGGAGGCCCTTGCTGTTGTCGAGTTGGGATCTCAGCGGCTGCAGGCCGGCACGTTGGAGGATGTGGCGTTCGCAATCCGGCACCCGAATCTCAAACCGGATCTTCTCAAGGCCCGCGCGGTCAAGCGGGACCTCCGGATGCTGCAAATTGAACAATCGAGCATTCTCTCGATACGGCGGGAGATGGCCAATGACGCAGTTGTAAACGGCCTGCATTCAAGAATAACCTCGTTGCAGCGGGAATTCGCCGCCCTCTCCGATCGCATCACGGGCCAGCATCCAAATTATGAGCCGCTTCTTCACTCCGGATCTTCGAGAATGAAGGACATTCAGGCCGCCATTCCTCAAGGCACGCTCGTCGTTCGATTCCTGCCTGCCAACGAGCAGCTTCATGTATTCGCGCTGACGCGAACGAAATTTGAAATTAAGAGCACGATCGTGTCACGGGAGAAACTGATGTCGATGGTCGCCGAGTACCTGCGTCTCCTGAACGATCCAAGCGTCTTCACTGGGTCGGCGGGGGAAACCAGCGTCTCGACGATGACCCGCTTTGCCACGTTATCCACGCAGCTCTATGATTATTTGTTGCGCCCGATCGACTCAATGCTCGAGCGGAATCTTGTGATCATCACCAGCCCGGAATTCGAGAAGTTCCCCTTCCACACGATCGAACGCCAGGATCGTGGCGGCTCTGTGAAGTATCTGATTGAAATTACGAGTGTGGATTATCTTCCGTCACTGGCCTCGATCAGATACAAAACAACTGAAGCAGAACGGTTCACCAGAGTCGTTGCGCTCGGCAACCCGACGGGAAAGAACTGGTCGATTGACTACGAACTGAGAGACATCCGGAGTTTCTTCAAGGACGCGATGGTTTTCATTGGTAAGGAAGCATCGTGGGAAAATCTGAAGAATGCTAAAGCCGACGTGCTTCAGATTTCATCGGAGTTTCTTATGGGGGAGGGAGAATCTCCGCTCGGTGTCATTGGCCTCACCAAGGTTCAGAATCCCGATGAGGTTGCCAAGGTCCCGTACGAGAAGCTGACGGAAATCCAGGCACCCCCTCTGGTGTTTCTGTCGAATCAGTATGGCCAGGGCGTAGGGCTTTCAACGATTCACGCGCTCGTCCTGCGCATGAATGGAACGTCCGATGTGTTCCTCAACGCATGGTCATCGGACAGGAAAGCCACCAAGTTCTTCAGTGAATTCTTCTACACTCACCTTGCCAATGGCCTCGCTCCCGGCGATGCGTACAGGCAAGCCCTTCTGAACCTGATCCGC